The Gemmatimonadaceae bacterium genome has a segment encoding these proteins:
- a CDS encoding outer membrane beta-barrel protein, producing MRKFAIVLTSLASLGVVASAQAQQGPSINDVAGYVALSGTPVGAMTPVVTSAMLGRIAKGYSIAGQYGHVSDNALGFNSFGASISMPVSGFSLGGSLGFFSPSAQGSKSNMMLGLNAETNLGAWALGNGKDANLFTMSARADFGWANPQDLGLLSFSAGVPLALVLKSGDMTFAPFVTPGLGWGRMSPTGGTSESGTRFMTGAGLGFSHRNGWGASLGIQKVYIDQGKMVFGLNLSYGI from the coding sequence ATGCGGAAGTTCGCCATCGTTCTGACTTCGCTCGCGTCGCTGGGAGTCGTTGCGTCTGCTCAGGCGCAGCAAGGCCCGAGCATCAACGACGTCGCCGGCTACGTGGCCCTGTCGGGCACGCCGGTCGGCGCGATGACGCCGGTCGTCACCAGCGCAATGCTCGGAAGAATCGCCAAGGGCTACTCGATCGCGGGCCAGTACGGCCACGTGTCCGACAACGCCCTCGGCTTCAACTCCTTCGGCGCGTCCATTTCGATGCCCGTGAGCGGTTTCTCGCTCGGGGGCAGCCTCGGCTTCTTCAGCCCGAGCGCGCAGGGATCGAAGAGCAACATGATGCTCGGCCTGAATGCCGAGACGAACCTCGGCGCCTGGGCGCTGGGTAATGGAAAGGATGCCAACCTCTTCACCATGAGTGCACGTGCTGACTTCGGCTGGGCCAATCCGCAGGATCTTGGTCTGCTCTCGTTCAGCGCTGGCGTGCCCCTCGCGCTCGTGCTCAAGAGCGGCGACATGACCTTCGCTCCGTTCGTTACGCCTGGCCTCGGCTGGGGCCGTATGAGCCCGACCGGTGGCACGTCGGAGAGCGGCACGCGCTTCATGACCGGCGCTGGCCTCGGCTTCTCGCACCGCAATGGTTGGGGCGCGAGCCTTGGCATTCAGAAAGTCTACATCGATCAGGGCAAGATGGTCTTCGGTCTGAACCTGTCCTACGGGATCTAA
- a CDS encoding BlaI/MecI/CopY family transcriptional regulator has protein sequence MSPHKTDEGLTRRERQVMDILFRRSEATVSEVMADLPDPPTYSAVRSILRILSEKGLITHRDDGPRYVYLPAKSAERAQEDALQHVISTFFDGSHEQAMTALLKISDAELTDGEIDRLRERIRSARSSGR, from the coding sequence GTGTCGCCGCATAAGACTGACGAAGGGCTCACCCGTCGTGAGCGCCAGGTGATGGACATCTTGTTCCGTCGCAGCGAGGCGACCGTGTCGGAAGTAATGGCCGACCTCCCCGATCCGCCGACGTATTCCGCGGTGCGCTCCATTCTTCGTATTCTCAGCGAGAAAGGACTGATCACGCACCGCGACGATGGACCTCGTTATGTCTACCTCCCCGCGAAGAGCGCCGAGCGCGCTCAGGAAGACGCGCTGCAGCACGTCATCAGCACCTTCTTCGACGGGTCTCACGAGCAGGCGATGACTGCACTGCTCAAGATCTCCGACGCCGAGCTCACGGACGGCGAGATCGATCGGCTGCGTGAGCGCATCCGCAGCGCTCGGTCGAGCGGGAGATGA
- a CDS encoding M56 family metallopeptidase has product MSAFIYQLTQTDLVAWLVKATILLIGALGATALLRRASAGTRHLVWLATLAGILLLPAVSLWAPVRLAIVPRTFVPSLPQVTPAPTPAASAPVVAEPNRIDVAAAPAPINSATITPVTANERTFPLWTTILLVWAAVASVLLAWLSFGALSVRRIVRAGRALDERAWQAPLCEIADRLDLDSVPRLLLSPLIEMPFACGILDPTIVLPTSAEQWSDSRRRAVLFHELAHVKRRDLVGHTLGRVACAIYWFHPLVWTAARRLRAESERACDDLVLSCGARASDYADHLLDIVISVRRYGAPATAMPMARRRELEGRVLAILDPAVARVGPGRIQSATLLLGFGALALSVAAMAPRAERKALSGERGAQSVERHAQSVERTTRSVGRTAQITTVVTNSHNETNRVVLSRDPAPEATPAPTPTPSPTPAASSTGAETLTDALTKVSTFAVRQAAAAISAAVGGKQAKEGVDSAKVALLLKVLRSDPDADVRRMAAWGLSEAGDSPTVVEALAVAARSDEDDNVREMAAWALSDSRRDNAHRALADAARRDASDKVRETAVWALGNSELRDEDRDVIEALLTSDPSDNVRESAAWALGNSARRPAARALVVALGDKSPHVRETAAWALAETEDDDTAPAVSEAFRRETNTEVRLAELRALTFLHVDDESVIKEALTSKDADMRSRAVRMLAGSSGSWPEPRPRPRPRPMPD; this is encoded by the coding sequence ATGAGTGCTTTCATATATCAGCTGACGCAGACCGATCTCGTTGCCTGGCTCGTCAAGGCGACGATCCTGCTCATCGGCGCGCTCGGCGCGACGGCGCTACTGCGTCGCGCGTCCGCCGGCACTCGTCACCTCGTGTGGCTGGCGACGCTAGCCGGGATTCTTCTCCTGCCGGCGGTCTCGCTGTGGGCGCCAGTCCGGCTCGCGATCGTGCCAAGGACATTCGTGCCGTCGCTGCCGCAAGTGACACCGGCACCGACTCCCGCTGCATCGGCGCCAGTCGTTGCCGAGCCGAATCGCATCGACGTCGCGGCTGCCCCTGCGCCTATCAATTCCGCGACAATCACGCCGGTCACGGCTAACGAACGGACGTTTCCGCTCTGGACGACGATCCTCCTCGTCTGGGCCGCGGTCGCGAGCGTACTGCTCGCCTGGCTGTCGTTTGGCGCCCTCTCTGTCCGGCGCATCGTTCGTGCTGGTCGCGCCCTCGACGAGCGCGCGTGGCAAGCGCCGCTCTGCGAGATTGCCGATCGGCTCGATCTCGATTCGGTGCCGCGGCTGCTCCTGAGCCCCCTCATCGAGATGCCATTCGCGTGTGGTATCCTCGACCCGACGATCGTACTGCCGACGAGCGCCGAGCAGTGGAGCGATAGCCGCCGTCGCGCGGTCCTCTTCCACGAGCTGGCGCACGTCAAGCGGCGTGATCTCGTTGGCCATACGCTCGGCCGTGTTGCGTGCGCCATCTACTGGTTCCATCCGCTGGTGTGGACGGCGGCGCGCCGGCTTCGCGCGGAGAGCGAGCGAGCGTGCGACGATCTCGTGCTGTCATGCGGGGCGCGGGCGAGCGACTATGCGGATCATCTGCTCGACATCGTGATCAGTGTCCGGCGCTACGGCGCGCCGGCAACGGCGATGCCGATGGCGAGGCGTCGCGAGCTGGAAGGGCGCGTCCTCGCGATCCTCGATCCAGCGGTCGCGCGCGTTGGCCCGGGCCGGATTCAGTCGGCGACGTTGCTCCTCGGCTTCGGCGCGCTCGCGCTCTCGGTGGCAGCGATGGCACCGCGCGCAGAACGGAAGGCGCTGAGCGGGGAGCGTGGTGCGCAGAGCGTTGAGCGTCACGCACAGAGCGTAGAGCGTACGACGCGGAGTGTCGGGCGTACGGCGCAGATCACGACTGTGGTCACCAATTCGCATAACGAGACGAACCGAGTAGTACTCTCTCGTGACCCAGCGCCAGAGGCGACTCCCGCACCGACGCCAACTCCCAGCCCGACGCCAGCCGCGTCGTCGACTGGTGCGGAAACGCTCACTGACGCGTTAACGAAGGTCAGCACGTTCGCGGTTCGACAAGCGGCGGCGGCGATCTCGGCCGCCGTTGGCGGCAAACAGGCGAAGGAGGGAGTCGATTCTGCCAAGGTTGCGCTTCTTCTCAAGGTCCTTCGGAGTGATCCGGATGCCGATGTACGTCGCATGGCGGCGTGGGGGCTGAGCGAAGCCGGCGATTCACCGACGGTGGTCGAGGCACTTGCCGTGGCAGCGCGCAGCGACGAAGACGACAACGTGCGTGAAATGGCAGCGTGGGCACTGTCGGATTCGCGCCGGGATAACGCGCATCGCGCGCTCGCCGACGCGGCGCGGCGCGACGCGAGCGACAAAGTGCGTGAGACAGCCGTCTGGGCACTTGGCAACTCCGAGCTGCGTGACGAAGATCGCGATGTCATCGAGGCACTCTTGACTTCGGACCCGAGCGACAACGTACGTGAGTCGGCGGCGTGGGCACTGGGCAACTCGGCTCGGCGTCCCGCAGCGAGGGCGCTCGTCGTTGCGTTAGGCGACAAGAGCCCGCACGTGCGCGAGACGGCGGCCTGGGCGCTCGCCGAGACCGAGGACGACGACACGGCGCCAGCAGTATCGGAAGCGTTCAGGCGCGAGACGAACACCGAGGTGCGGCTGGCCGAACTACGCGCACTCACCTTCCTGCACGTGGATGATGAGAGTGTGATCAAAGAGGCGCTGACCTCGAAGGACGCGGATATGCGCTCGCGCGCCGTGCGGATGCTCGCGGGATCGTCGGGATCGTGGCCCGAGCCGCGTCCCCGCCCACGTCCCCGTCCCATGCCTGATTGA
- a CDS encoding HEAT repeat domain-containing protein, which yields MIRSSFLIMSVFVTTSSPRIAPSVAIATMHHHTPDVRELLTSARGVAPSICLLAGDGVASTGRWGGGSYWDAPAMSIGAEVRMRIREMMRARLNRDDERALLDALGADDACVRHLAAMIIGRSEDKTFIAPLTDRTSASSAGERQSAAIALGLLGAKDAVEPLLRVLRDPSPDVRADGAWALGRIGDKSAARSVATLLRDQYPDVRGASVVALGRMEAKDNVDELMRVLRDDTSPEVRRVAAWALGQLEARTAVGGLSSALRTDRSSDVREMAAWALGQMNSREAADGLTNALKNDDSADVRETAAWALGEMNMRNSADALADALGHDRESEVRATAAWALGQIHSDRAPAALTAALRDNDDDVRLKAAWALSQIADPSTIPAVTDALKQDQPERVRQALVRALLQSGEHNEDALSGLLQSKDDKTRELAVRALAGRRGPWPWPWPWPRPRPMP from the coding sequence ATGATTCGTTCGAGTTTTCTAATCATGAGTGTCTTTGTGACGACGAGCTCACCGCGAATCGCGCCGAGCGTCGCAATTGCCACCATGCACCACCACACGCCGGACGTCCGCGAGCTTCTTACGAGCGCGCGCGGCGTCGCGCCGTCGATCTGCCTGCTCGCCGGCGACGGCGTTGCGTCGACCGGACGCTGGGGTGGCGGCAGCTACTGGGATGCGCCGGCAATGTCGATCGGCGCAGAAGTGCGGATGCGTATCCGCGAAATGATGCGAGCGCGACTCAATCGCGACGATGAGCGGGCGCTGCTCGATGCCCTCGGTGCCGACGACGCCTGCGTTCGGCACCTTGCGGCGATGATCATCGGCCGGAGCGAGGACAAGACGTTCATCGCGCCACTCACGGACCGAACGAGTGCATCCTCGGCGGGCGAGCGACAGTCGGCGGCGATTGCGCTCGGCTTGTTAGGCGCTAAGGATGCCGTCGAACCGTTGCTCCGAGTGTTGCGTGATCCGTCGCCGGACGTGCGCGCCGACGGTGCGTGGGCGCTGGGCCGGATCGGCGACAAGAGCGCGGCACGCAGCGTCGCGACGCTGCTGCGCGATCAGTACCCGGATGTCCGCGGGGCGTCGGTTGTCGCGCTTGGTCGGATGGAAGCAAAGGATAACGTCGATGAGCTGATGCGCGTGCTGCGCGACGACACCAGCCCGGAAGTACGGCGTGTCGCGGCGTGGGCGCTGGGTCAGCTCGAGGCGCGAACGGCAGTCGGCGGACTGTCGTCCGCGCTGCGAACGGATCGCAGCAGTGACGTGCGCGAAATGGCGGCGTGGGCGCTTGGCCAGATGAACTCGCGGGAAGCGGCCGACGGCCTAACGAATGCGCTCAAGAATGACGATAGCGCCGACGTTCGAGAGACGGCCGCCTGGGCGCTCGGCGAGATGAACATGCGCAACAGTGCCGACGCACTTGCCGACGCGCTGGGGCACGATCGCGAGAGCGAGGTCCGTGCGACGGCGGCGTGGGCGCTCGGTCAAATTCACTCCGATCGCGCCCCGGCAGCGCTCACGGCGGCCTTGAGGGACAACGACGACGACGTACGGCTCAAGGCGGCGTGGGCGTTGAGTCAGATCGCCGATCCGTCGACGATTCCCGCCGTGACCGACGCGCTCAAGCAGGATCAGCCCGAACGCGTTCGCCAGGCATTGGTGCGCGCGCTGCTGCAGTCGGGCGAGCACAACGAGGACGCGCTCAGCGGCTTGCTGCAG